In Chitinophaga sp. HK235, a single window of DNA contains:
- a CDS encoding Gfo/Idh/MocA family oxidoreductase yields the protein MAKQNSDSRRAFLKNSLGALAAFTIVPRHVLGRGYLAPSDQLTKAVIGTGGMGRGHFGYAGTRVVAICDVDRNHLKLAMDQLGDKGVKTFSDYREVITLPEVDIVHVATPPHWHGIIAADAARAGKDIWCEKPMTATIGEGKRLVEAVQQHGRIFRLNTWFRFEDRFYGMGTTVKPIKKLVESGLLGWPLKVTVSKHTGFDWKFFWVGKTNLDTMPVPKELDYDMWLGPAPFRPYNPHRVHQTFRGYWDYDGGGLGDMGQHYLDPVQYFLGKDDTSPVSVEIDAPQQHPDAVGTWRRITYTYADGCQIILDGEGKDEKAAYIEGPKGKLYPGFKSDIPDLEKKLAAFPDPAPQQTDFVDAVKNRKKFALNEENGHRSCTLVNMGKIALRLNRSLQFDPVKQEFINDAGANALIFQPMRGPWTI from the coding sequence ATGGCAAAACAAAACAGCGATTCAAGGCGGGCGTTCCTTAAAAATTCCCTGGGGGCGCTAGCTGCTTTCACTATTGTTCCAAGGCATGTGCTGGGACGCGGTTATCTCGCGCCCAGTGATCAGCTTACCAAAGCCGTGATTGGCACCGGCGGTATGGGGCGTGGCCATTTTGGTTATGCCGGTACCCGCGTGGTAGCCATTTGCGACGTTGACCGCAATCACCTCAAACTAGCCATGGACCAGCTGGGCGACAAAGGAGTCAAAACATTCTCGGACTACCGGGAAGTGATCACCCTCCCCGAAGTAGATATCGTACACGTAGCTACTCCGCCGCACTGGCATGGTATTATCGCTGCCGATGCCGCCCGTGCCGGCAAGGATATATGGTGCGAAAAACCGATGACTGCTACCATCGGTGAAGGTAAACGCCTCGTGGAAGCAGTACAGCAACATGGCCGTATCTTCCGCCTCAACACCTGGTTCCGCTTCGAAGACCGCTTCTATGGTATGGGCACCACGGTAAAACCCATTAAAAAACTGGTGGAGAGCGGTCTGCTTGGATGGCCGCTGAAAGTCACTGTCAGCAAACATACCGGCTTCGACTGGAAATTCTTCTGGGTGGGCAAAACCAATCTCGACACCATGCCCGTACCCAAAGAACTTGACTACGATATGTGGCTCGGACCCGCACCGTTCCGCCCCTACAACCCGCACCGCGTACACCAGACCTTCCGCGGCTACTGGGACTACGACGGCGGCGGACTCGGTGATATGGGACAACACTATCTCGACCCCGTTCAGTATTTCCTCGGTAAAGATGATACCAGCCCTGTAAGCGTGGAAATTGATGCCCCGCAACAACATCCCGATGCAGTAGGCACCTGGAGAAGGATCACCTACACTTACGCCGATGGCTGCCAGATCATTCTCGATGGTGAAGGAAAAGATGAAAAAGCGGCTTATATAGAAGGACCCAAAGGTAAACTGTACCCCGGCTTTAAATCAGATATCCCTGATCTGGAGAAAAAGCTGGCTGCCTTCCCCGACCCAGCACCACAACAAACCGACTTCGTAGATGCCGTGAAAAACCGTAAGAAGTTTGCGCTCAACGAAGAAAACGGTCACCGCTCCTGCACACTCGTCAACATGGGTAAAATAGCGCTTCGCCTGAACCGCTCCCTCCAATTTGACCCGGTGAAACAGGAATTCATCAACGACGCAGGTGCCAACGCCCTGATATTCCAGCCCATGCGCGGCCCCTGGACCATCTAA
- a CDS encoding DUF6695 family protein produces MRITFIISILFLFSIGANAQNKPSAITTVPAGTAPIHTGTDYASGVELNYIRTWAPQRPLATEASVTGVTSSGDAKRVTQYVDGLGKPLQRVSWQASGNGKDLVEQQEYDAWSREIYQHLAYESDVTGGNFKLAPFSAQKNFYNNFQLNEPGLKNEQYYYGQQVFEPSPLNRVVKTMSPGNSWVGNNNGVQNSYDINTAADQLPVWSIGFQEFVNGTENTPVAGANYAAGTLIKNTVITEDGSAVITFTDKESRVVAKKVQVSATTSGAYNGWLTTLYIYDRLNQLRVVIPPKAVATMLSAGNWILSADILAELCFRYEYDNRGRMIGKKVPGAEWIYLVYDQRDRLVFTQEGNMCTKNWWKTTLYDHLNRPVSTGITTYSGTRQTLQQYTDASTGGNASGTVSDAGARVSDIPSDLQIRERQIGQPGYQASNSIGFEVGFESEINADFAAEIVPATPRPVNSTVTVLNNPVPPGAIFTALTFTYYDNYDWAPSDKNYTTTDKSKLDKGGNNYADELPDNPCYAVNGQVTGVRVRVLEDPDNPGTGAWLERVDYYDQKGRLIQEQADNYKGGIDIRTQRYNFSGSLVCTYNVFRNPSSGQSAVRVKTSFLYDATGKLITVKKMLNDDVATERMVARNEYNSLGQLKLKQLGQKKDANGNLTTTAIETLDYTSNIRGWLKGINTGYVSANGTGHYFGMDISYDWGFSSNQLNGNIAGVRWKSAGDGEQRAYGYGYDYSGRLLKGDFTQFANGDWGNSTVNFSMKIGDGLNPATAYDENGNIKAMQQWGMLPAGGSSIVDDMQYRYQTNQLANKLSSVTEAPSIGTKDFKLGDFTDRNRTDDDYDYDPNGNLTKDNNKGIGSIRYNLLNLPYKTTFPNKGDVTFIYDALGNKLEKRVHELASAANGNVEKNSTSTYIGGIEYKDNVLSTMGQEEGRIRYNASTGAWAYDYFVKDHIGNTRVVLTDEQQTDLYPAATMEPGKAAVENALYANIDQTRTAKPTGYPADNYTSPNDYVARLNGDGNKIGPSITLKVMAGDRFHLRVSSWWQSGGNTPGTPVNPLSNLLVAMSDGISGLSGKVASVDLQTGGTLGNSIQSFLNNRSYNPVRAKAYVSWVLFDEHFNLVDNGSGMEQVGADGEFKTHLKTDMPITKNGYLYIYTSNETPNINVYFDNLQVTHVRGPLLEETHYYPFGLTMSGISSSAYKGLSYPANRMKYNGKELQEREFSDGSGLEIYDFSARMYDQQTGRWWHVDPKADKMRRWSPYSYSFDNPIRFLDPEGMAPYTYNWKTGRYEDENGEEVGWEVVKKSMESEGAIEKNGMAVFVAFPDAKPDIPTNQGFFRWVDRVFSDGDGKVDGGHAGVILINSEGKTSYFDFGRYDRPDLGDKVRGKDEGAVRSSKHYKKLALTNWDFKKADNENVTILLKKLYNSDVFKGYGRIVGALARGLDYQAMLRYARGAESEGYIPFGGYAGGYDYCEKATYCAKFARAVGDAGGVDWNFNTLYGIGNIKDIEDEYDVKRIQIP; encoded by the coding sequence ATGCGTATTACATTTATCATAAGTATACTCTTTTTGTTCAGTATAGGTGCAAACGCGCAGAACAAGCCCTCGGCTATTACCACTGTTCCTGCCGGCACAGCACCCATTCATACCGGCACTGACTATGCCAGTGGTGTGGAGTTAAATTATATCCGGACATGGGCGCCACAACGCCCATTGGCTACTGAAGCATCCGTGACTGGTGTGACGTCGTCCGGAGATGCCAAGCGGGTCACACAGTATGTAGATGGGCTGGGTAAGCCACTGCAAAGGGTTTCCTGGCAGGCCTCCGGTAATGGAAAGGACCTGGTGGAACAACAGGAATACGATGCATGGAGCAGGGAGATATACCAGCATCTTGCCTATGAAAGCGATGTCACCGGAGGCAATTTCAAGCTGGCTCCATTTTCTGCGCAAAAAAACTTTTATAACAACTTTCAGCTCAACGAGCCAGGGCTTAAAAATGAACAATATTATTATGGACAACAGGTATTTGAGCCGTCGCCATTAAACAGAGTGGTGAAGACAATGTCGCCAGGTAACAGCTGGGTGGGCAATAATAATGGTGTGCAAAATAGCTATGATATTAATACTGCTGCAGACCAACTGCCGGTATGGAGCATTGGGTTCCAGGAATTTGTTAATGGTACGGAAAATACTCCGGTAGCAGGAGCTAATTATGCTGCGGGTACGCTGATAAAAAATACGGTGATCACAGAAGATGGAAGTGCGGTTATTACTTTTACCGATAAAGAGAGCCGGGTAGTAGCAAAGAAGGTACAGGTAAGTGCAACTACGTCTGGCGCCTACAATGGTTGGCTGACAACCCTTTATATCTATGACAGACTGAATCAGCTGAGAGTGGTGATTCCTCCCAAAGCAGTAGCAACGATGTTGTCTGCAGGTAATTGGATACTGTCAGCAGATATCCTTGCGGAACTTTGTTTTCGTTATGAATATGATAACAGAGGACGTATGATCGGGAAAAAAGTACCGGGAGCGGAATGGATATATTTAGTATATGATCAACGGGATAGGTTGGTATTCACTCAGGAAGGAAATATGTGTACAAAAAACTGGTGGAAGACGACCCTCTATGATCATCTCAACAGACCAGTATCTACAGGTATTACCACTTATAGCGGTACCCGTCAGACCTTACAGCAATATACAGATGCCAGTACAGGTGGCAATGCATCCGGAACAGTGAGTGATGCTGGTGCCCGTGTATCTGATATTCCATCAGACTTACAGATAAGGGAGCGCCAGATTGGGCAGCCCGGTTATCAGGCATCCAATAGTATTGGATTTGAAGTTGGTTTTGAATCAGAGATCAATGCCGACTTTGCTGCAGAAATAGTTCCGGCTACCCCACGTCCTGTTAATAGCACAGTAACAGTGCTTAATAACCCGGTTCCACCGGGTGCAATATTCACAGCCCTGACATTTACCTATTATGATAATTACGACTGGGCCCCATCCGATAAAAATTATACAACCACGGATAAATCGAAACTGGATAAGGGAGGTAACAACTATGCAGATGAGTTACCGGATAACCCTTGTTATGCAGTAAACGGGCAGGTAACGGGTGTAAGGGTAAGAGTGCTGGAAGATCCTGATAACCCTGGTACAGGTGCATGGCTGGAACGGGTGGATTATTATGACCAGAAGGGAAGACTGATACAGGAACAGGCAGATAATTATAAAGGTGGGATTGATATAAGAACACAACGATATAATTTTTCTGGTAGCCTGGTATGCACCTACAATGTCTTCCGTAATCCTTCCTCCGGGCAATCGGCCGTTCGGGTAAAAACGTCTTTTTTATATGATGCCACAGGTAAACTGATAACAGTGAAGAAGATGTTGAACGATGATGTTGCTACAGAACGTATGGTAGCCAGAAATGAATATAACAGCCTGGGACAGTTGAAGCTTAAACAATTAGGCCAGAAAAAGGACGCAAATGGAAATCTGACTACAACAGCTATTGAAACCCTCGACTATACTTCCAATATAAGAGGCTGGCTAAAAGGGATTAATACAGGATATGTGAGTGCTAATGGCACCGGCCACTATTTTGGTATGGATATCAGCTATGATTGGGGCTTCAGTAGTAATCAACTCAATGGAAATATAGCGGGTGTCAGGTGGAAAAGTGCAGGTGATGGCGAACAACGTGCTTATGGGTATGGTTATGATTATTCCGGAAGGCTGTTGAAAGGAGATTTTACACAATTTGCCAATGGCGATTGGGGGAATAGTACCGTAAATTTCAGTATGAAAATAGGAGATGGTCTCAATCCTGCTACCGCCTATGACGAAAATGGTAATATAAAAGCGATGCAGCAATGGGGAATGTTACCTGCAGGAGGCAGCAGTATTGTTGATGATATGCAATACCGTTATCAGACCAATCAGCTGGCAAATAAGCTTTCTTCAGTCACAGAAGCCCCTTCCATAGGGACAAAAGACTTTAAGCTCGGAGATTTTACAGATAGGAACAGGACAGATGATGACTATGATTATGATCCTAATGGTAATCTCACTAAAGATAACAATAAGGGAATCGGCTCCATTCGGTATAATCTTTTAAATCTCCCATACAAAACTACTTTCCCCAATAAAGGTGATGTCACTTTTATTTACGATGCACTTGGTAATAAGCTGGAAAAACGAGTGCACGAACTGGCCTCTGCGGCAAATGGTAATGTAGAAAAAAATTCAACCAGCACTTATATTGGTGGAATAGAGTATAAAGACAACGTACTGTCAACGATGGGGCAGGAGGAAGGGCGTATTCGTTACAATGCAAGCACTGGTGCCTGGGCTTATGATTACTTCGTAAAAGATCATATCGGAAATACGAGAGTGGTGCTTACTGATGAGCAGCAGACAGATCTTTATCCGGCAGCGACTATGGAGCCAGGCAAAGCCGCAGTCGAAAATGCCTTATATGCAAATATTGACCAGACCAGGACAGCCAAACCTACAGGATATCCCGCGGATAATTATACCAGTCCTAACGACTATGTAGCACGGCTAAACGGAGATGGAAATAAAATAGGTCCATCTATCACTTTAAAGGTAATGGCAGGAGATCGTTTCCATCTACGGGTAAGCAGTTGGTGGCAATCAGGCGGAAATACACCGGGAACCCCTGTTAATCCGTTGAGTAATCTGCTGGTGGCAATGAGTGATGGTATCAGTGGACTTAGTGGCAAAGTGGCTTCAGTAGACTTGCAAACAGGAGGTACTTTAGGTAACAGCATACAGTCCTTTCTGAATAACAGAAGTTATAATCCTGTCAGGGCCAAGGCTTATGTGTCCTGGGTATTGTTTGATGAACACTTTAATCTTGTAGATAATGGAAGTGGCATGGAACAGGTGGGTGCCGACGGTGAATTTAAAACACACCTGAAAACAGATATGCCCATTACTAAGAACGGCTATTTGTACATTTATACCAGTAACGAAACCCCGAATATCAATGTGTATTTTGACAATCTTCAGGTGACACATGTGAGAGGACCATTGCTGGAAGAAACTCATTACTATCCTTTTGGGCTGACGATGAGCGGGATATCCTCATCCGCCTATAAAGGGCTGTCGTATCCAGCCAACCGGATGAAGTATAATGGTAAGGAACTACAGGAGCGTGAGTTTAGTGATGGAAGCGGATTGGAGATTTATGATTTTAGTGCAAGAATGTATGATCAGCAAACTGGTCGTTGGTGGCATGTAGATCCCAAAGCAGATAAAATGCGGAGATGGTCTCCCTATAGTTATAGTTTCGATAATCCAATAAGATTCCTGGACCCTGAAGGAATGGCACCCTATACCTATAATTGGAAAACAGGTCGCTATGAAGATGAGAATGGAGAAGAAGTTGGGTGGGAAGTTGTAAAGAAGTCTATGGAGTCAGAAGGAGCGATCGAGAAAAATGGAATGGCTGTTTTTGTGGCATTCCCGGATGCCAAACCTGATATTCCTACTAATCAGGGATTTTTTCGATGGGTTGATAGAGTTTTTAGTGACGGAGATGGCAAGGTGGACGGTGGACATGCAGGTGTTATATTGATTAATAGTGAAGGTAAAACGAGCTATTTTGATTTTGGTCGGTATGATAGACCTGATCTGGGAGATAAAGTCAGAGGAAAAGATGAAGGTGCAGTCCGCTCCAGCAAACACTACAAAAAATTAGCTTTGACCAATTGGGATTTTAAGAAAGCAGACAATGAAAATGTTACAATTCTTCTGAAGAAATTATATAATTCCGATGTATTCAAGGGATATGGGAGGATTGTAGGTGCACTTGCCAGGGGGCTGGATTATCAGGCAATGTTGCGTTATGCACGGGGGGCTGAAAGTGAAGGATATATTCCCTTTGGTGGGTACGCAGGTGGATATGATTATTGCGAAAAAGCTACCTATTGTGCTAAATTTGCCCGGGCCGTTGGTGATGCTGGCGGTGTTGACTGGAACTTTAATACCTTGTATGGAATAGGGAATATTAAAGATATTGAGGATGAGTATGATGTTAAAAGAATTCAGATACCATAA
- a CDS encoding DUF1080 domain-containing protein, producing MKKILHILIALLVGWNSLAQAQGPSDQRAFHTKIADVLALMPAPNKEQFNTNMEAIAALGQDGVTTIAGMLAPQGKGDNTQLQYALAGYAYYVTQPGKETKRKEAAAAFCKAINKTTDPENKVFLITQLQTTGDNDAVSTLQPLLAADRFCDPAARVLVKINTPAAQQALLGTLSAASTANRITLTEALGDARYTAAVPAITAQLSNTDKKLVKVSQYALGQIADPSAATVLGNAAAKAGYTYDITDATAAYLYYAGQLAANGNKAAAQKIAEALVKQCTADAQVHTRTAGLKLLTDILGEKSMSWVSQAVASKNNEYRDAALKFAAPFAAATSVAWQAQLKKSSDDTKAAIINMLGENKVKSALSTVSGYTKNANETVRLAAIAAAARIGETATLPALLDIMKTGSAADITAVKNALRLMPGNEVVQQSGAVLAVMPAPAQTALLEVLAARKADSRVNDVLALTTSTNADVKSAAMAALKDVASKNNLPALFTLLNNAGSQQEINHIQTALINAGATSNDVLPLMKQASAANQSRYLGVLAGIGQPSALEPVMNAFTTGNAATKKEAIAALADWKDAAAAPALLKIARDPANSDYREQALAGYIALTKKSGYSADQKVLMLRNAMELNPSASLQNQILSGVEQCKTFPALLFAGEYLDNPAVQQNAAMAVMNIALANKSYNGALVRQLLEKTSNVLKGGDADYQRQSIRKYLAEMPAGDGFVPMFNGKDLSGWKGLVENPIARAKMDAKTLAKAQDKANEAMRKGWSVKDGLLIFNGQGDNLCTEKKYGDFEMLVDWKITANGDAGIYLRGSPQVQIWDTSRIDVGAQVGSGGLYNNQQHESKPLKLADNAIGEWNHFRIIMKGDRVTVYLNGVQVTDNTILENYWDRGLPIFPEEQIELQAHGTYVAYRNLYIRELPRVKPYVLNDEEKKAGYKVLFDGTNMHEWTGNTKDYVIDNGDLVIYPTNGGHGNLYTKKEYRNFSFRFEFQLTPGANNGLGVRAPLTGDAAYEGMELQILDNEADIYKDLHVYQYHGSVYGVIPAKRGYLKPVGEWNYEEAIVDGTHIKVILNGTVILDGDIAEAREKGTLDHKQHPGLKNETGHIGFLGHGSIVRFRNIRVKEL from the coding sequence ATGAAAAAGATATTACACATACTTATCGCACTGCTGGTGGGCTGGAACAGCCTGGCCCAGGCCCAGGGCCCTTCAGACCAGCGAGCCTTTCATACCAAAATAGCCGATGTGCTGGCACTGATGCCTGCCCCTAATAAAGAGCAGTTCAATACCAACATGGAAGCGATTGCCGCACTTGGCCAGGACGGCGTGACCACCATCGCCGGTATGCTGGCCCCACAGGGCAAAGGCGACAATACCCAGTTGCAGTACGCGCTGGCGGGCTATGCTTATTACGTTACACAACCTGGTAAGGAAACCAAACGTAAAGAAGCTGCCGCCGCTTTCTGCAAAGCCATCAACAAAACCACCGATCCGGAAAATAAAGTATTCCTGATCACCCAACTGCAGACCACCGGCGACAATGATGCGGTGAGCACCCTGCAGCCGCTGCTGGCTGCCGATCGCTTCTGTGATCCTGCTGCCCGTGTGCTGGTAAAAATCAATACACCTGCTGCTCAGCAGGCCCTGTTAGGCACCCTGTCTGCTGCCAGTACGGCCAATCGGATCACCCTTACAGAAGCGTTGGGGGATGCCCGTTATACTGCTGCAGTACCGGCTATCACCGCGCAACTGAGCAACACTGATAAAAAACTGGTGAAAGTGTCTCAGTATGCGTTAGGGCAGATCGCTGATCCTTCCGCTGCCACTGTGCTGGGCAATGCTGCCGCTAAAGCTGGCTATACCTACGATATTACCGATGCTACCGCTGCTTATCTGTACTACGCAGGACAGCTCGCTGCCAATGGTAATAAAGCTGCTGCACAGAAAATAGCAGAAGCCCTCGTAAAACAATGCACTGCAGATGCGCAGGTACATACCCGCACTGCCGGGCTTAAACTGCTGACCGATATCCTGGGTGAAAAAAGCATGTCCTGGGTGAGCCAGGCCGTTGCCAGTAAAAACAATGAATACCGCGACGCCGCCCTGAAATTTGCTGCTCCCTTTGCTGCGGCCACTTCTGTGGCCTGGCAGGCACAACTGAAAAAATCCTCCGATGATACCAAAGCGGCTATCATCAACATGTTGGGCGAGAACAAGGTGAAATCTGCACTGTCTACCGTAAGTGGATATACGAAAAATGCTAATGAAACCGTAAGGCTTGCTGCTATCGCAGCTGCCGCCAGGATTGGCGAAACAGCTACCCTGCCTGCTTTGCTGGATATCATGAAAACAGGTTCCGCTGCGGATATCACTGCTGTAAAAAATGCACTGCGGCTGATGCCCGGCAATGAAGTAGTACAGCAGTCCGGCGCAGTACTGGCTGTTATGCCTGCTCCTGCACAGACAGCGCTGCTTGAAGTGCTGGCTGCCCGCAAAGCAGACAGCCGCGTAAACGATGTCCTGGCCCTCACCACCAGCACTAACGCAGACGTGAAATCTGCTGCCATGGCTGCCCTGAAAGATGTGGCCAGCAAAAATAACCTCCCTGCATTATTCACGCTGTTGAACAACGCTGGCTCCCAGCAGGAAATCAATCATATCCAGACAGCCCTGATTAATGCCGGTGCTACCAGCAATGATGTGCTGCCGCTGATGAAACAGGCTTCCGCTGCCAACCAGTCCCGTTACCTGGGCGTACTGGCCGGTATTGGTCAGCCTTCCGCACTGGAACCGGTGATGAATGCATTCACTACCGGCAACGCAGCTACGAAAAAAGAAGCGATAGCTGCCCTGGCAGACTGGAAAGACGCTGCCGCGGCACCCGCCCTGCTGAAGATAGCCCGTGATCCTGCCAACAGCGACTATCGTGAGCAGGCACTGGCCGGCTATATTGCCCTCACCAAAAAATCAGGGTACTCCGCAGACCAGAAAGTGCTGATGTTGCGCAACGCTATGGAGCTGAATCCTTCTGCTTCTTTGCAGAATCAGATCCTGTCTGGTGTGGAACAATGCAAGACCTTCCCGGCCCTGCTGTTTGCTGGCGAATACCTGGATAATCCTGCTGTACAACAGAATGCTGCGATGGCCGTCATGAACATAGCCCTCGCCAATAAATCCTATAATGGAGCCCTCGTTCGCCAGCTGCTCGAAAAAACCAGCAATGTGCTGAAAGGCGGTGATGCAGATTATCAACGTCAGTCGATCCGTAAATACCTCGCTGAAATGCCCGCCGGCGACGGCTTCGTACCGATGTTCAACGGCAAGGACCTCAGCGGCTGGAAAGGCCTCGTGGAAAACCCCATCGCCCGCGCCAAAATGGACGCTAAAACCCTCGCCAAAGCACAGGATAAAGCCAATGAAGCCATGCGCAAAGGCTGGTCTGTAAAAGACGGTCTGCTGATCTTCAACGGTCAGGGTGATAACCTCTGCACCGAAAAGAAATATGGTGACTTCGAAATGCTGGTAGACTGGAAAATCACTGCCAATGGCGATGCCGGCATCTATCTCCGCGGATCACCCCAGGTACAGATCTGGGACACTTCCCGCATCGATGTAGGTGCACAGGTGGGCTCCGGCGGACTGTACAACAACCAGCAACACGAAAGCAAACCGCTCAAACTGGCCGATAACGCTATCGGTGAATGGAACCACTTCCGCATCATTATGAAAGGTGACCGTGTGACCGTTTATCTCAACGGCGTGCAGGTAACCGACAACACCATCCTCGAAAACTACTGGGACCGCGGTCTGCCTATCTTCCCCGAAGAGCAGATTGAACTGCAGGCACATGGCACCTATGTAGCTTACCGTAACCTGTACATCAGGGAATTGCCCCGTGTAAAACCTTATGTATTAAATGATGAAGAGAAAAAAGCAGGTTACAAAGTATTATTCGATGGCACCAACATGCACGAATGGACCGGCAACACCAAAGATTATGTAATTGATAACGGAGACCTGGTGATTTATCCTACGAATGGTGGTCATGGTAACCTCTATACGAAAAAAGAGTATCGCAACTTCTCCTTCCGTTTCGAATTCCAGCTTACTCCCGGAGCCAATAACGGTCTGGGTGTGCGTGCCCCACTCACCGGCGACGCAGCCTATGAGGGCATGGAATTACAGATCCTGGACAACGAAGCAGATATCTATAAAGATCTGCACGTGTATCAATATCATGGCTCTGTATATGGTGTGATCCCTGCAAAAAGAGGTTATCTCAAACCGGTAGGAGAGTGGAACTATGAAGAAGCGATCGTAGACGGTACGCATATCAAAGTGATACTCAATGGTACTGTGATCCTCGACGGTGATATCGCGGAAGCCCGTGAGAAAGGTACGCTGGACCATAAACAACATCCCGGCCTGAAAAATGAAACTGGTCATATCGGTTTCCTGGGACATGGATCTATCGTACGTTTCCGGAATATCCGGGTGAAGGAACTGTAA
- a CDS encoding ROK family protein — MALGIDIGGSHITAALVNLETRTIDTHSWNRTRVNSQGTATEIIDAWAAVINEAFRDIQPESRHIGIGMPGPFDYQAGISMMKDQHKYDALYNLNVKNMLAAKLQLDPSTIRFINDAGCFLQGEVFSGAARNYQHVIGLTLGTGLGSATYHGGQAQDADRWCSPFLDGMAEDYLSTRWFVKRYQELSGTAVKDVKELITYIDSDSRVQQVFDEFAHNLATFLIDFIKAESPEAIVIGGNIAQASQLFFPAVIQELEKAHYHTPLLVAALGEKAAIIGAASIWYE, encoded by the coding sequence ATGGCATTAGGAATTGATATCGGCGGGTCCCATATCACAGCAGCATTAGTTAACCTGGAGACAAGGACAATAGATACCCATTCCTGGAACCGTACGCGTGTCAATTCACAAGGAACCGCAACGGAGATAATTGACGCATGGGCGGCAGTGATTAATGAAGCTTTCAGGGACATCCAACCAGAAAGCAGACATATCGGTATCGGTATGCCCGGACCGTTTGACTATCAGGCAGGCATCAGCATGATGAAAGACCAGCATAAATATGATGCCCTCTACAACCTGAACGTAAAAAACATGCTGGCTGCAAAACTGCAGCTGGATCCCTCCACGATACGTTTTATCAACGACGCAGGCTGCTTCCTTCAAGGCGAAGTATTTAGCGGCGCTGCCCGCAACTACCAGCATGTAATCGGACTCACCCTGGGCACCGGCCTCGGTTCTGCTACCTACCACGGTGGACAGGCCCAGGACGCTGACCGTTGGTGTTCTCCTTTCCTCGACGGCATGGCGGAAGACTACCTGTCTACCCGCTGGTTCGTAAAGCGATACCAGGAACTGTCCGGTACCGCTGTAAAAGATGTAAAAGAACTAATTACCTATATCGACAGTGACAGCAGGGTACAACAGGTATTCGATGAATTCGCACATAACCTGGCCACTTTCCTCATCGACTTTATCAAAGCTGAATCACCCGAAGCTATCGTCATCGGCGGTAATATCGCCCAGGCTTCTCAACTGTTTTTCCCGGCTGTAATCCAGGAACTGGAAAAGGCGCATTATCACACTCCGCTGCTGGTGGCCGCCCTCGGCGAAAAAGCGGCGATCATCGGCGCAGCCAGCATCTGGTACGAATAA